A window from Chryseobacterium vaccae encodes these proteins:
- the hisA gene encoding 1-(5-phosphoribosyl)-5-[(5-phosphoribosylamino)methylideneamino]imidazole-4-carboxamide isomerase: protein MKIIPAIDIIDGKCVRLSKGDYSTKKVYREDPVEMAKEFESYGIRFLHLVDLDGAQSKHIVNQKVLENIAKETSLHIDFGGGLKTQKDIETAFDSGAKQVTLGSIAVQNPEFSVEMIRKYGSEKIILGADCHHRKIKISGWQEESSDDIIDFLLRYQELGIQQVICTDIAKDGMLEGPSEELYKEILKKTSVSLTASGGISCIEDVYRMKEIGCSGTIIGKALYEGKITFTELQKLIDNA from the coding sequence CGACTGTCAAAAGGTGATTACAGCACAAAAAAAGTATACCGTGAAGATCCGGTGGAAATGGCTAAGGAATTTGAAAGTTACGGAATCCGGTTTCTTCATCTTGTTGATCTTGATGGGGCCCAATCCAAACATATCGTCAATCAGAAAGTCCTGGAAAATATAGCAAAAGAAACTTCGCTGCACATTGATTTCGGAGGCGGCTTGAAAACACAAAAAGATATAGAAACTGCTTTTGATTCGGGAGCAAAGCAGGTAACCCTTGGAAGTATCGCGGTTCAGAATCCTGAATTCAGTGTTGAAATGATTAGAAAATACGGAAGTGAAAAGATCATCTTAGGGGCAGACTGCCACCACCGGAAAATAAAGATCTCCGGCTGGCAGGAAGAAAGCAGTGATGACATTATTGATTTTCTCCTGCGGTATCAGGAACTGGGAATTCAGCAGGTCATCTGTACCGATATTGCTAAGGACGGAATGTTGGAAGGCCCGTCTGAGGAACTCTATAAAGAAATTCTGAAGAAAACTTCGGTAAGTCTTACAGCAAGCGGAGGCATTTCATGCATTGAGGATGTGTACAGGATGAAAGAGATCGGATGTTCAGGAACGATTATCGGAAAAGCGCTTTATGAAGGAAAAATAACATTCACAGAACTTCAGAAACTGATTGATAATGCTTAA
- the hisF gene encoding imidazole glycerol phosphate synthase subunit HisF produces the protein MLKKRIIPCLDIKDGTTVKGINFEGLRNAGDPVELAIKYEQDGADELVFLDITATIEKRKTFVSLVKDIAEKLSIPFTVGGGISSVEDVRKLLEAGADKISVNSSAVKDPQLVYRLAKEFGSQCVVVAIDTRFSAGKDLVYISGGRVPTSLDTINWAKETAALGAGELLLTSMDGDGTKAGFDLRITQLVSESVQIPVIASGGAGKAEDFAKVFQETKATGALAASIFHFNEVPISELKQILKSQKIAIR, from the coding sequence ATGCTTAAAAAAAGAATAATCCCATGTCTGGATATCAAAGACGGAACCACAGTAAAAGGAATCAATTTTGAAGGGCTCCGCAATGCAGGAGATCCTGTAGAACTTGCCATAAAATACGAACAGGATGGAGCCGATGAGTTGGTTTTCCTAGATATTACGGCTACCATAGAGAAAAGGAAGACCTTTGTAAGTCTGGTAAAAGATATTGCTGAAAAACTGAGCATACCCTTTACGGTAGGAGGCGGAATTTCCTCTGTAGAAGATGTCAGAAAGCTTCTGGAGGCCGGAGCAGATAAAATCAGTGTCAATTCCTCAGCGGTAAAAGATCCACAGCTTGTTTACAGGCTGGCGAAGGAATTCGGAAGTCAGTGTGTAGTTGTAGCTATTGATACCCGGTTTTCTGCGGGTAAAGATCTGGTTTACATCAGCGGGGGGCGTGTGCCTACCAGTCTGGATACCATCAATTGGGCTAAAGAAACCGCAGCTTTGGGAGCTGGAGAGCTTCTTTTGACTTCTATGGACGGAGACGGAACAAAAGCCGGATTTGACCTGCGGATCACTCAACTGGTATCAGAAAGTGTGCAGATTCCTGTAATTGCATCCGGTGGAGCCGGAAAAGCAGAGGACTTTGCTAAGGTTTTTCAGGAAACAAAAGCCACAGGAGCGTTGGCGGCCAGTATTTTCCATTTCAATGAAGTACCCATATCAGAATTAAAACAAATATTAAAATCCCAAAAAATTGCAATACGATGA
- the hisIE gene encoding bifunctional phosphoribosyl-AMP cyclohydrolase/phosphoribosyl-ATP diphosphatase HisIE: MKINFNKGNGLVPVVIQDSRTLQMLMLGYMNEEAFEKTKREGKVTFFSRSKNRLWTKGEESGNFLKVESIKLDCDQDTILIKAVPAGPVCHTGSFSCFGEKNSKGFLYQLEAKISDKIDSQEDGSYTYSLYQKGINKVAQKVGEEAVELVIEAKDNNQDLFKNEAADLLYHFLILLKAKGHTLEEIEDILQSRDR; encoded by the coding sequence ATGAAAATTAATTTCAATAAAGGCAATGGTCTTGTACCGGTTGTCATTCAGGACAGCAGAACACTTCAGATGCTTATGCTTGGCTATATGAATGAAGAAGCATTTGAAAAAACAAAAAGAGAAGGGAAGGTTACCTTTTTCAGTCGTTCCAAAAACAGACTTTGGACGAAAGGAGAAGAATCCGGAAATTTTTTGAAAGTAGAAAGCATAAAATTAGATTGTGATCAGGATACCATTCTGATTAAAGCAGTTCCCGCAGGTCCGGTTTGCCACACCGGAAGTTTCAGCTGCTTTGGTGAAAAGAATTCAAAAGGATTCCTATATCAACTGGAAGCTAAAATCTCTGATAAAATTGATAGCCAGGAAGATGGTTCATACACCTATTCTCTTTATCAGAAGGGTATTAATAAAGTCGCTCAGAAAGTAGGAGAGGAAGCTGTAGAACTGGTCATTGAAGCCAAAGATAATAATCAGGATTTATTCAAAAACGAAGCGGCCGATCTTCTGTATCATTTTCTGATTTTACTCAAAGCTAAAGGTCATACATTGGAAGAGATTGAAGATATTCTTCAGAGCAGAGACAGATAA